Proteins encoded in a region of the Mercenaria mercenaria strain notata chromosome 1, MADL_Memer_1, whole genome shotgun sequence genome:
- the LOC123535618 gene encoding ABC transporter F family member 4-like, which translates to MKTVVCLVVLAAINDVAAFSFQSQLEKNVERYKHNNFRWNIRNVNSEDFTSLRKLEERKDKEFVDYLEQGIKRNYDDADKGKRSPQVMMYNAQQENDVPQPMMYSNKKEKRLPQVMMYNAQQENDVPQPMMYSNKKDKTSPQVMMYNAQQENDVLQPMMYSNKKEKRSPQVMMYTAQQENDVPQPVMYSNKKGKRSPQVMMYDAQQENDVPQPMMYSNKNMKRSPQVMMYDAQQENDVPQPMMYSNKKDKRSPQVMMYNAQQESDVPQPMMYSNKKGKRSPQVMMMYNAQQENDVPQPMMYSNKKDKRSPQVMMYNAHQENDVPQPMMYSNKKDKRSPQVMMYNAQQENDVPQPMMYSNKKDMRSPQVMMYNAQQENDVPLPMIYSNKKGKRSPHVMMYNAQQENDVPQPMMYSNKKGKRSPQVMMYNAQQESDVPQPMMYSNKKDKRSPQVMMYNAQQESDVPQPMMYSNKKDKRSPQVMMYNAQQENDVPQPMMYSNKKGKRSPQVMMYNAQQESDVPQPMMYSNKKGKRSPQVMMYNAQQENDVPQPMMYSNKKDKRSPQVMMYNAHQENDVPQPMMYSNKKDKRSPQVMMYNAQQENDVPQPMMYSNKKDMRSPQVMMYNAQQENDVPLPMIYSNKKGKRSPHVMMYNAQQENDVPQPMMYSNKKGKRSPQVMMYNAQQESDVPQPMMYSNKKDKRSPQVMMYNAQQESDVPQPMMYSNKKGKRSPHVMMYNAQQESDVPQPMMYSNKKDKRSPHVMMYNAQQESDVPQLMMYSNVPQPMMYSNKKGKRSPQVMMYNAQQENEVPQLMHVMMYSDEKYKESPQPMMYNGPKDDISQPMHVMMYSGKNGKRSPHTKIYNAQEDDKNRTLSNSIEWYVIANAVIKHVPQTAEGHFLQWRQTISIFGDDDLTRQFYKIKFPALKVGGVIKNIAKCETFEKLFRL; encoded by the coding sequence ATGTTGCAGCATTTTCTTTCCAAAGCCAGCTGGAAAAGAATGTGGAGAGATACAAACACAACAACTTTAGATGGAACATAAGAAACGTTAATAGTGAAGACTTTACATCTCTGAGGAAGTTAGAGGAGAGGAAAGACAAAGAATTCGTGGATTATTTGGAACAGGGCATCAAACGCAATTATGACGACGCTGATAAGGGTAAGAGATCACCGCAAGTCATGATGTACAACGCCCAACAGGAAAACGACGTTCCACAGCCAATGATGTACAGTAATAAGAAGGAGAAGAGATTACCGCAAGTCATGATGTACAACGCGCAACAAGAAAACGACGTTCCGCAGCCAATGATGTACAGTAATAAGAAGGACAAGACATCACCGCAAGTCATGATGTACAACGCCCAACAAGAAAACGACGTTCTGCAGCCAATGATGTACAGTAATAAGAAGGAGAAGAGATCACCGCAAGTCATGATGTACACCGCCCAACAAGAAAACGACGTTCCGCAGCCAGTGATGTACAGTAATAAGAAGGGTAAGAGATCACCGCAAGTCATGATGTACGACGCCCAACAAGAAAACGACGTTCCGCAGCCAATGATGTACAGTAATAAGAATATGAAGAGATCGCCTCAAGTCATGATGTACGACGCCCAACAAGAAAACGATGTTCCGCAGCCAATGATGTACAGTAATAAGAAGGACAAGAGATCACCGCAAGTCATGATGTACAACGCCCAACAAGAAAGCGACGTTCCGCAGCCAATGATGTACAGTAATAAGAAGGGTAAGAGATCACCGCAAGTCATGATGATGTACAACGCCCAACAAGAAAACGACGTTCCGCAGCCAATGATGTACAGTAATAAGAAGGACAAGAGATCACCGCAAGTCATGATGTACAACGCCCATCAAGAAAACGACGTTCCGCAGCCAATGATGTACAGTAATAAGAAGGACAAGAGATCACCGCAAGTCATGATGTACAACGCGCAACAAGAAAACGACGTTCCGCAGCCAATGATGTACAGTAATAAGAAGGACATGAGATCACCGCAAGTCATGATGTACAACGCTCAACAAGAAAACGACGTTCCGCTGCCAATGATTTACAGTAATAAGAAGGGTAAGAGATCACCGCATGTCATGATGTACAACGCCCAACAAGAAAACGACGTTCCGCAGCCAATGATGTACAGTAATAAGAAGGGTAAGAGATCACCGCAAGTCATGATGTACAACGCCCAACAAGAAAGCGACGTTCCGCAGCCAATGATGTACAGTAATAAGAAGGACAAGAGATCACCGCAAGTCATGATGTACAACGCCCAACAAGAAAGCGACGTTCCGCAGCCAATGATGTACAGTAATAAGAAGGACAAGAGATCACCGCAAGTCATGATGTACAACGCCCAACAAGAAAACGACGTTCCGCAGCCAATGATGTACAGTAATAAGAAGGGTAAGAGATCACCGCAAGTCATGATGTACAACGCCCAACAAGAAAGCGACGTTCCGCAGCCAATGATGTACAGTAATAAGAAGGGTAAGAGATCACCGCAAGTCATGATGTACAACGCCCAACAAGAAAACGACGTTCCGCAGCCAATGATGTACAGTAATAAGAAGGACAAGAGATCACCGCAAGTCATGATGTACAACGCCCATCAAGAAAACGACGTTCCGCAGCCAATGATGTACAGTAATAAGAAGGACAAGAGATCACCGCAAGTCATGATGTACAACGCGCAACAAGAAAACGACGTTCCGCAGCCAATGATGTACAGTAATAAGAAGGACATGAGATCACCGCAAGTCATGATGTACAACGCTCAACAAGAAAACGACGTTCCGCTGCCAATGATTTACAGTAATAAGAAGGGTAAGAGATCACCGCATGTCATGATGTACAACGCCCAACAAGAAAACGACGTTCCGCAGCCAATGATGTACAGTAATAAGAAGGGTAAGAGATCACCGCAAGTCATGATGTACAACGCCCAACAAGAAAGCGACGTTCCGCAGCCAATGATGTACAGTAATAAGAAGGACAAGAGATCACCGCAAGTCATGATGTACAACGCCCAACAAGAAAGCGACGTTCCGCAGCCAATGATGTACAGTAATAAGAAGGGTAAGAGATCACCGCATGTCATGATGTACAACGCCCAACAAGAAAGCGACGTTCCGCAGCCAATGATGTACAGTAATAAGAAAGACAAGAGATCACCGCATGTCATGATGTACAACGCCCAACAAGAAAGCGACGTTCCGCAGCTAATGATGTACAGTAATGTTCCGCAGCCAATGATGTACAGTAATAAGAAGGGTAAGAGATCACCGCAAGTCATGATGTACAACGCCCAACAAGAAAACGAAGTTCCCCAGCTGATGCATGTAATGATGTACAGTGATGAAAAATATAAGGAATCACCGCAGCCCATGATGTACAACGGCCCAAAAGACGACATTTCCCAACCTATGCATGTAATGATGTACAGTGGTAAGAATGGTAAGAGATCACCGCACACAAAGATATACAATGCTCAAGAAGATGATAAAAATCGAACATTAAGCAATTCAATTGAATGGTATGTAATTGCTAATGCTGTTATAAAACATGTACCACAGACTGCAGAGGGGCACTTCCTACAATGGAGACAGACTATATCAATTTTTGGAGATGATGATTTAACAagacagttttacaaaattaagttTCCTGCATTAAAGGTCGGAGGAGTGATAAAAAACATTGCAAAGTGTGAAACTTTTGAAAAGCTATTTCGTTTATGA